In a single window of the bacterium genome:
- a CDS encoding MltA domain-containing protein, whose translation MIRRLAAAVLVLAIAAGCAAPRIPVGLVPVPSPQVRAPRLADDADFAGFADALRQSLRYYRRLPDTATFAYGELAYTAREMEASTALLIEIVETTTGEARLAAIRNTFLLFESRNERGAAFFTGYFEPILPGSLAQSERFRAPLLAVPGDLLTLDLTPYADAGMVPAELRGKSLRGKLDGRRIVPYEDRDRIAFGGALANRAQPLAWVADEVELFFLQIQGSGLIRLEDGTLLRVNYADQNGHPYRAIGKLLKERIPPQRMSLQSLKAWLRENPGQVREVLDYNPSYVFFRRVEEGPLGNIQVPLTPGRSIAADARLVPKGGAAWFETTLPPAATPGAPAPVPVRRFAVVQDTGGAITGHGRADIFWGTGDEGERLAGPFKEEGRLFLLVARKECLPAAATRP comes from the coding sequence TGCGCGCCCCGCGCCTCGCAGACGACGCCGACTTCGCCGGCTTCGCGGACGCGCTGCGCCAGTCCCTGCGGTACTACCGGCGGCTGCCGGACACCGCGACCTTCGCCTACGGCGAGCTGGCCTACACGGCGCGGGAGATGGAGGCCTCGACGGCGCTGCTGATCGAGATCGTCGAGACCACGACGGGCGAGGCGCGCCTGGCGGCGATCCGCAACACGTTCCTCCTCTTCGAGAGCCGCAACGAGCGCGGCGCCGCCTTCTTCACCGGCTACTTCGAGCCGATCCTCCCGGGGAGCCTCGCGCAGTCCGAGCGCTTCCGCGCGCCGCTGCTCGCCGTCCCCGGCGACCTGCTCACGCTGGACCTGACGCCGTATGCCGACGCCGGGATGGTCCCCGCGGAGCTGCGCGGCAAGTCCCTGCGCGGGAAGCTCGACGGCCGGCGGATCGTCCCCTACGAGGACCGCGACCGGATCGCCTTCGGCGGGGCGCTGGCGAACCGCGCCCAGCCGCTGGCCTGGGTGGCCGACGAGGTCGAGCTGTTCTTCCTGCAGATCCAGGGTTCGGGGCTGATCCGCCTCGAGGACGGCACGCTGCTGCGCGTCAACTATGCCGACCAGAACGGCCACCCCTATCGCGCCATCGGCAAGCTGCTCAAGGAGCGCATCCCGCCGCAGCGGATGTCGCTCCAGTCGCTCAAGGCCTGGCTGCGCGAGAACCCGGGGCAGGTGCGCGAGGTGCTGGACTACAACCCGAGCTACGTCTTCTTCCGGCGGGTCGAAGAGGGGCCGCTCGGGAACATCCAGGTCCCGCTCACGCCGGGACGCTCCATCGCGGCCGACGCGCGGCTCGTGCCCAAGGGCGGCGCCGCCTGGTTCGAGACGACGCTGCCGCCCGCGGCGACGCCGGGGGCCCCCGCGCCGGTGCCCGTGCGGCGCTTCGCCGTCGTCCAGGACACCGGCGGCGCGATCACGGGGCACGGGCGCGCCGACATCTTCTGGGGGACCGGCGACGAGGGCGAGCGGCTTGCCGGCCCCTTCAAGGAGGAAGGGCGCCTCTTCCTGCTGGTCGCCCGCAAGGAGTGCCTGCCGGCAGCGGCAACACGGCCGTGA
- a CDS encoding agmatine deiminase family protein, which translates to MSAARVAGYRLPAEWEPHEATWISWPRNASDWPGKFAAIPWAFAEMARAVVPGEQLRVIVASAAHEAGARRVLRRVGVDLSRVAFHRIPSDRGWTRDTGPITVRRGARGRAVVRFRFTAWARYPDWHRDDAVCPRAAGALGLPLVAATHAGRQVVLEGGAIEVNGRGTLITTEECLLDPGVQVRNPGFGRRDYEEVFRRWLGATNVVWLGRGIAGDDTHGHVDDLCRFVGPRTVVVCEEADRADANHDALVENRERLARARLEDGSRLEVVGLPMPRPLIFDGQRLPASYANFYVANAAVLVPTFNDPMDRVALGILGRLFRDRPVVGIHAVDLVWGLGTIHCLTQQLPGRP; encoded by the coding sequence GTGAGCGCGGCCCGCGTCGCGGGCTACCGGCTTCCCGCGGAGTGGGAGCCGCACGAGGCGACCTGGATCAGTTGGCCGCGCAACGCCTCGGACTGGCCGGGGAAGTTCGCCGCCATCCCGTGGGCCTTCGCGGAGATGGCGCGCGCCGTCGTCCCCGGCGAGCAGCTGCGGGTCATCGTCGCCTCCGCGGCGCACGAGGCCGGGGCGCGCCGCGTGCTCCGGCGCGTCGGGGTCGACCTCTCGCGGGTCGCCTTCCACCGCATCCCCTCGGACCGCGGCTGGACGCGCGACACCGGGCCGATCACCGTGCGCCGGGGCGCGCGCGGCCGCGCCGTCGTGCGCTTTCGCTTCACCGCGTGGGCGCGGTATCCCGACTGGCACCGCGACGACGCGGTCTGCCCGCGTGCCGCGGGGGCGCTTGGCCTGCCGCTGGTCGCTGCGACGCACGCCGGCCGCCAGGTCGTGCTCGAGGGCGGGGCGATCGAGGTCAACGGGCGCGGCACGCTGATCACGACCGAGGAGTGCCTGCTCGACCCCGGGGTGCAGGTGCGCAACCCGGGGTTCGGCCGGCGTGACTACGAGGAGGTCTTCCGGCGCTGGCTCGGCGCGACGAACGTGGTCTGGCTCGGCCGCGGCATCGCCGGCGACGACACCCACGGCCACGTCGACGACCTCTGCCGCTTCGTGGGCCCGCGCACCGTGGTCGTCTGCGAGGAGGCGGACCGCGCCGACGCCAACCACGACGCCCTCGTCGAGAACCGCGAGCGGCTCGCCCGGGCGCGCCTCGAGGACGGCTCGCGCCTGGAGGTCGTCGGCCTGCCCATGCCCCGGCCGCTGATCTTCGACGGCCAGCGGCTGCCGGCGAGCTACGCGAACTTCTACGTCGCCAACGCCGCGGTGCTGGTGCCGACCTTCAACGACCCGATGGACCGGGTCGCGCTCGGGATCCTCGGGCGTCTCTTCCGCGACCGGCCGGTCGTCGGCATCCACGCGGTCGACCTCGTCTGGGGATTGGGGACGATCCACTGCCTGACCCAGCAATTGCCGGGGCGTCCATAA
- a CDS encoding carbon-nitrogen hydrolase codes for MNGTPAAPGASRIALVQMQMGADPDANVAKALGLIEAAADRGASIVCLPELFRTPYFCQREDASFFDLAEPIPGPTTAALVEVARRREVVIVASLFERRAPGLAHNTAAVIDADGSLAGIYRKMHIPDDPGYYEKFYFTPGDLGFRPIDTLAGRIGVLVCWDQWFPEAARLAVLGGAEVLLYPTAIGWHPAEKDAEGAAQRDAWRTVQRGHAIANGVYVAAVNRVGHERPHPAAPGIEFWGGSFCCDPQGVVLAEAGAGCEETLLVDVDRARLEEVRRNWPFLRDRRVEAYGGLTSRLLDETPPGPCGR; via the coding sequence ATGAACGGAACGCCGGCGGCGCCGGGGGCCAGCCGCATCGCCCTCGTGCAGATGCAGATGGGGGCCGACCCGGACGCGAACGTCGCGAAGGCGCTCGGGCTGATCGAGGCGGCCGCGGACCGTGGCGCCTCGATCGTCTGCCTCCCCGAGCTGTTCCGGACGCCATACTTCTGCCAGCGCGAGGACGCGTCCTTCTTCGACCTCGCCGAGCCTATCCCCGGGCCGACGACGGCCGCGCTCGTGGAGGTCGCGCGCCGGCGCGAGGTCGTCATCGTCGCCTCGCTTTTCGAGCGCCGGGCCCCGGGCCTTGCGCACAACACGGCTGCGGTGATCGACGCGGACGGCTCGCTCGCGGGCATCTACCGCAAGATGCACATTCCGGACGACCCCGGCTACTACGAGAAGTTCTACTTCACGCCCGGCGACCTCGGGTTCAGGCCGATCGACACCCTCGCCGGCCGCATCGGCGTGCTCGTCTGCTGGGACCAGTGGTTCCCCGAGGCGGCGCGCCTGGCGGTCCTCGGGGGGGCCGAGGTGCTGCTCTACCCGACCGCCATCGGCTGGCACCCGGCGGAGAAGGATGCCGAGGGGGCGGCGCAGCGCGACGCCTGGCGGACGGTGCAGCGGGGGCACGCGATCGCCAACGGTGTCTATGTCGCCGCGGTCAACCGCGTCGGCCACGAGCGGCCGCACCCGGCGGCGCCGGGGATCGAGTTCTGGGGCGGCTCGTTCTGCTGCGACCCGCAGGGCGTGGTCCTCGCCGAGGCCGGCGCCGGGTGCGAGGAGACGTTGCTGGTCGATGTCGACCGCGCGCGCCTCGAGGAGGTGCGCCGCAACTGGCCGTTCCTGCGCGACCGGCGCGTCGAGGCCTACGGCGGCCTCACGAGCCGGCTGCTCGACGAGACCCCGCCCGGGCCGTGCGGCCGGTGA